In Prochlorococcus marinus XMU1404, the following proteins share a genomic window:
- the argH gene encoding argininosuccinate lyase, which translates to MAKVWSKRFDSTLNPFVEKFNASIGFDRKLILEDLQCSIAHAKMLGKTKVLSTSETLKIINGLESIKDEYLEGKFSPGPPSEDIHYCIEEKLISLIGETGKKLHTGRSRNDQVGTDLRLWLRKEIDNLEILLTDLQKSLLHLAKSNIHTLIPGYTHMQRAQPLSLAHHLLAYLEMFQRDRERFKEVRSRVNISPLGAAALAGTKIKIDRNFTATELGFEKIYKNSIDAVSDRDFCIEFVSASALAMSHLSKISEEIILWVTDEFSFAKLTDKCATGSSLMPQKKNPDVPELIRGKTGRVYGHLQSLLTMVKGTPLAYNKDFQEDKEPIFDSAETISSCIKAMTILINEGIEFNIKNLSDSVENDFSNATDLADYLVGKNVPFRTAYQVVGEIVKYCLERKMLFKNIKIDEFKKFHPEFDEDVYADLVPFNVVKSRISEGGTGFTQVEKELNNWQKKLLL; encoded by the coding sequence ATGGCAAAAGTTTGGAGTAAAAGATTTGATAGTACACTTAATCCTTTTGTCGAAAAGTTTAATGCTTCAATTGGTTTTGATAGAAAACTTATTCTGGAAGATTTGCAATGCTCTATTGCACATGCAAAAATGCTTGGCAAAACTAAAGTTTTATCCACCTCTGAGACTTTGAAGATTATTAATGGTCTTGAGTCAATTAAAGATGAATATTTGGAGGGAAAGTTTTCTCCTGGTCCACCTTCCGAAGATATTCATTATTGTATCGAAGAAAAACTAATAAGTTTAATTGGTGAAACCGGAAAAAAATTACATACTGGTAGAAGCAGAAATGATCAAGTTGGTACGGATTTAAGATTGTGGCTAAGAAAAGAGATTGACAATCTTGAAATTTTATTAACTGACTTGCAAAAATCTTTATTGCATCTTGCGAAATCTAATATTCATACTTTGATTCCTGGATATACACATATGCAAAGAGCGCAACCATTATCTTTGGCTCATCATTTATTGGCTTATTTAGAAATGTTTCAAAGAGATCGCGAAAGATTTAAAGAAGTCAGATCAAGAGTCAATATTTCCCCTTTAGGTGCTGCAGCTTTAGCTGGTACAAAAATAAAAATTGACAGGAACTTTACTGCTACGGAATTGGGTTTTGAAAAGATTTATAAAAATAGTATTGATGCTGTCAGCGATAGAGATTTTTGTATAGAGTTTGTTTCTGCATCCGCATTAGCAATGTCTCATTTGAGCAAAATTTCGGAGGAAATAATTTTATGGGTAACTGATGAGTTTTCTTTCGCAAAATTAACAGATAAGTGTGCAACTGGCAGTAGCTTGATGCCCCAGAAAAAAAATCCAGATGTACCAGAATTGATAAGAGGTAAAACAGGAAGAGTTTATGGTCACCTTCAATCATTATTAACGATGGTCAAAGGGACACCACTTGCCTACAATAAGGATTTTCAAGAGGATAAAGAGCCAATATTTGATAGTGCTGAGACTATATCTTCTTGTATTAAAGCAATGACAATATTAATTAATGAGGGTATAGAATTTAATATTAAAAATTTATCTGATTCGGTAGAAAATGATTTCTCTAATGCTACTGATTTGGCAGATTACTTAGTGGGCAAAAATGTTCCATTTAGGACTGCTTATCAAGTTGTGGGTGAAATTGTTAAATATTGCTTAGAGAGAAAAATGTTATTTAAAAATATCAAGATTGATGAATTTAAAAAATTTCATCCGGAATTCGATGAGGATGTTTATGCGGATCTTGTACCTTTTAATGTAGTTAAATCAAGAATTAGTGAAGGTGGAACAGGTTTTACGCAAGTAGAAAAGGAGTTAAATAACTGGCAAAAAAAATTGTTACTTTAA
- the msrB gene encoding peptide-methionine (R)-S-oxide reductase MsrB, with translation MNQFLSRRTFILIPTMSILKTFFKPMQVLASSIASKEEWNLSKEEWKSRLSPESYYILREEGTERAFSSELNNEKRKGTFHCAGCDLPLFLSDKKFDSGTGWPSFWDPIQGSVATKVDFKLIVPRTEYHCSRCGGHQGHVFNDGPLPTGKRYCNNGLALRFVPE, from the coding sequence ATGAATCAATTTTTATCAAGAAGAACTTTTATTCTAATTCCTACTATGTCAATACTAAAAACATTTTTTAAGCCTATGCAAGTTTTAGCTTCTTCGATTGCTTCTAAAGAGGAGTGGAATTTATCAAAAGAAGAATGGAAATCCAGACTAAGTCCAGAATCCTATTATATTTTGAGGGAGGAAGGCACTGAAAGAGCTTTCAGTAGCGAATTAAATAATGAGAAAAGAAAAGGGACTTTTCACTGCGCAGGATGTGATTTACCACTTTTTCTCTCAGATAAAAAGTTTGATAGTGGCACTGGATGGCCAAGCTTTTGGGATCCAATTCAAGGATCAGTTGCAACAAAAGTTGATTTTAAGTTGATTGTTCCAAGAACCGAATATCACTGCTCTAGATGCGGAGGTCATCAAGGACACGTTTTTAATGATGGGCCACTTCCTACAGGCAAAAGATACTGTAATAACGGATTAGCATTAAGGTTTGTTCCTGAGTAA
- the dnaJ gene encoding molecular chaperone DnaJ has product MADFYQILGVSRDADADTLKRAYRKLARQYHPDVNKEPGAEDKFKEIGKAYEALADPETRARYDQFGEAGLGGAAGMPDMGDMGGFADLFETFFNGFGGQTPQGGRTQRRGPQQGDDLRYDLNVDFKDAIFGQQREITIPHLETCEVCRGTGAKPGTGPKTCTTCGGSGQVRRATRTPFGNFTQVAECPSCNGTGQIISDPCTSCGGNGVKQVRKKLRINIPAGVDTGTKLRVSGEGNVGLKGGPPGDLYVFIKVKNDSKLKRDGVTIYSEIVVSYLQAILGDTVEITTVDGKVNLKIPSGTQPNTTLSLENKGVPRLGNPVARGNHEVLVKVKLPTRITDEERNLLEDLASQYSDKNINSNSGLFSKLFGKES; this is encoded by the coding sequence ATGGCTGATTTTTATCAAATACTTGGAGTTTCACGAGATGCTGATGCTGATACCTTAAAAAGGGCTTATAGAAAATTAGCAAGACAATATCATCCTGACGTTAATAAAGAACCTGGTGCTGAAGATAAATTCAAAGAAATTGGTAAGGCTTATGAAGCATTAGCTGATCCTGAAACTAGAGCAAGATATGATCAGTTTGGAGAGGCTGGTCTTGGAGGTGCGGCTGGAATGCCTGATATGGGCGATATGGGTGGGTTTGCAGATTTATTTGAAACCTTTTTTAATGGCTTTGGAGGGCAAACTCCACAGGGAGGAAGAACTCAAAGAAGAGGTCCTCAACAAGGAGATGATTTAAGATATGACCTTAATGTTGATTTTAAAGATGCAATATTTGGCCAACAAAGAGAAATTACAATTCCTCATCTTGAGACATGTGAAGTATGTAGGGGAACAGGTGCCAAACCAGGAACCGGACCAAAAACTTGCACAACTTGTGGAGGAAGTGGACAAGTTAGAAGAGCCACGAGAACACCTTTTGGGAATTTCACACAAGTAGCTGAATGTCCTTCATGTAATGGAACTGGTCAAATAATCTCAGATCCATGTACAAGTTGCGGTGGTAATGGAGTAAAGCAAGTCAGGAAAAAATTACGAATTAATATTCCTGCAGGAGTTGATACTGGTACTAAATTAAGAGTTTCCGGAGAGGGAAATGTTGGTTTGAAAGGAGGCCCACCTGGGGATCTTTATGTTTTTATCAAGGTGAAGAATGATTCGAAATTAAAAAGAGATGGTGTGACTATTTATTCAGAAATTGTTGTGAGTTATTTACAGGCAATTTTAGGAGATACTGTTGAAATTACTACAGTTGATGGCAAAGTTAATTTAAAAATTCCAAGTGGTACGCAACCAAATACAACTCTTTCACTTGAGAATAAAGGGGTACCTAGACTTGGTAATCCAGTTGCCAGAGGAAATCATGAAGTTCTAGTAAAGGTAAAATTGCCAACTCGTATAACTGATGAAGAGCGAAATCTTTTAGAGGATTTAGCTTCTCAGTATTCAGATAAAAATATCAATT
- a CDS encoding RNA recognition motif domain-containing protein, translated as MSIFVGNLPFRAEREDVLQLFAPFGEVLNCSLPLERDTGRKRGFAFVEMADEATESTAIDGLQGTELMGRPLRINKAEPRGSGGSRRGGRGGYGGNNGGGYGGNNGGGYGGNNGGGYGGNNGGGYGGNNGGGYGGNNGGGYGGGYGGNNGGGYGGGAANSESNVSYTNKSSGAEGWEDRSYGNTSENSEYESGRSRRKRGVSNEGNISNEEN; from the coding sequence GTGAGTATTTTTGTTGGCAACTTGCCTTTCCGTGCAGAGCGCGAAGATGTTTTACAACTGTTTGCCCCTTTTGGTGAAGTTTTAAATTGTTCCCTTCCTCTTGAAAGAGATACAGGAAGAAAAAGAGGGTTTGCATTTGTTGAAATGGCAGATGAAGCAACAGAGTCAACGGCAATTGATGGTTTACAAGGCACAGAACTTATGGGTAGGCCATTAAGAATTAACAAAGCAGAGCCAAGGGGTTCAGGTGGATCCCGTAGAGGAGGAAGAGGTGGCTACGGCGGCAATAATGGCGGTGGCTACGGCGGCAATAATGGCGGTGGCTACGGCGGCAATAATGGCGGTGGCTACGGCGGTAATAATGGTGGTGGCTACGGCGGCAATAATGGCGGTGGCTACGGCGGTAATAATGGTGGTGGCTATGGCGGTGGCTACGGTGGTAATAATGGCGGTGGCTACGGTGGTGGTGCTGCAAATTCTGAATCTAATGTTTCTTACACTAATAAATCTTCAGGTGCAGAAGGTTGGGAAGATAGAAGTTATGGAAACACTTCTGAAAACTCTGAATATGAAAGTGGTAGAAGCAGGAGAAAAAGAGGAGTATCCAATGAGGGTAACATCTCAAATGAAGAAAATTAG
- the dusA gene encoding tRNA dihydrouridine(20/20a) synthase DusA, with translation MSSIHPDSIKNIHKLSIAPMMDCTDKHFRMIMRKISSEALLYTEMIVAQSLFHTDKKEKFLDFNNEEHPISVQFGGDDPEILKEAAKMAEDWGYDEINFNVGCPSPRVCSGNFGASLMKDPKKVAKCIESLKNNCNLPVTIKHRIGVDNDDSFIYLNNFVRHIAKAGADRFTVHARKAILKGLNPKQNRTIPPLKYDIVKKLKKLNPELLIEINGGFKNIDESLDALSDFDGVMIGRSIYKHPLRWSEIDQKIYGIHTKPKSASEIIFSLVPYIEKHLINGGKSWDICKHLINLVEGIPKAKIWRNQISIKSINKELDIEYLFNLTSKLKEMGY, from the coding sequence ATGAGTTCCATACATCCTGATTCTATTAAAAATATTCATAAATTAAGTATTGCTCCAATGATGGATTGTACTGATAAACATTTCAGAATGATAATGAGAAAAATAAGTTCTGAAGCTCTCTTGTATACGGAAATGATTGTGGCTCAAAGTTTATTTCATACGGATAAAAAAGAAAAATTTTTAGATTTTAATAATGAAGAACACCCAATATCAGTTCAATTTGGTGGAGACGATCCTGAAATCCTTAAAGAGGCTGCGAAAATGGCGGAGGATTGGGGCTATGACGAAATAAACTTTAATGTTGGTTGTCCAAGTCCAAGAGTCTGTTCTGGAAATTTTGGGGCTTCACTTATGAAAGATCCTAAAAAAGTAGCAAAATGTATAGAGTCTTTAAAAAATAACTGCAATTTACCGGTTACAATAAAACACAGAATTGGTGTAGACAACGATGATAGCTTCATTTATTTGAATAATTTCGTAAGGCATATTGCAAAGGCTGGTGCAGATAGATTTACAGTTCATGCAAGGAAAGCAATATTAAAAGGTCTAAATCCAAAACAGAACAGAACAATACCTCCACTTAAGTACGACATTGTAAAAAAATTGAAAAAATTAAATCCAGAATTATTAATAGAAATAAATGGTGGTTTTAAAAATATTGATGAATCATTAGACGCACTTAGTGATTTTGATGGCGTAATGATCGGAAGATCAATTTATAAACATCCCTTAAGATGGTCTGAAATTGATCAAAAAATTTATGGGATTCATACAAAACCCAAATCAGCATCAGAAATTATCTTCTCATTAGTTCCATACATAGAAAAGCACTTAATTAATGGAGGAAAATCTTGGGATATTTGTAAACATCTCATCAATTTAGTAGAGGGTATTCCAAAAGCAAAAATTTGGAGGAATCAAATTTCAATTAAATCTATTAATAAGGAATTAGATATCGAGTACCTTTTTAACTTAACCTCTAAGCTTAAAGAAATGGGTTACTAA
- the grpE gene encoding nucleotide exchange factor GrpE, whose translation MIENQSDNIDTKENDVSNQDNAPEDTSSAEDKIIENDELSTEKKEELNTEELKNTISNNDARLEQLEKEHETLKNQYVRISADFDNFRKRQSRDQDDLKVQLVSKTLTAILPIVDNFERARQQLKPESEEAQALHRSYQGLYKQLVEVLKQQGVAPMRVVGQQFDPNLHEAVLREPSEEFKEDFIVEELQRGYHLEGKVLRHALVKVSMGPGKQNSQDEVEKDTVEESIDSEENTSEDV comes from the coding sequence ATGATTGAAAATCAATCAGACAATATTGATACTAAAGAAAATGATGTTTCTAATCAGGATAATGCCCCTGAGGATACTTCTTCTGCTGAAGATAAAATAATCGAAAATGATGAATTATCAACAGAAAAAAAAGAAGAATTAAATACCGAAGAATTAAAAAATACTATCTCCAATAATGATGCAAGGTTAGAACAGTTAGAAAAAGAGCACGAAACATTAAAAAATCAATATGTAAGAATTTCAGCAGACTTTGATAATTTTAGAAAAAGGCAGTCTAGAGATCAGGATGATTTAAAAGTCCAACTTGTTTCTAAAACTTTAACTGCAATACTCCCAATCGTTGATAATTTTGAAAGAGCAAGACAACAATTAAAACCAGAAAGTGAAGAAGCTCAAGCCCTTCATAGAAGTTATCAAGGATTGTATAAACAATTGGTAGAAGTTTTAAAACAACAAGGAGTTGCCCCCATGAGAGTTGTTGGCCAGCAATTTGATCCAAATTTGCATGAAGCTGTATTAAGAGAGCCTAGTGAAGAGTTTAAAGAAGATTTTATTGTGGAAGAATTACAGCGAGGATATCATTTAGAGGGAAAGGTTTTGAGACATGCTTTGGTTAAAGTTTCCATGGGGCCAGGTAAACAAAATTCACAAGATGAAGTAGAAAAGGATACAGTTGAAGAGAGTATTGATTCAGAGGAAAATACTTCTGAAGATGTATAA